The Paraburkholderia dioscoreae DNA window GGCGCGTGCAGCGGCATCGGCGTGAGCCTCGTGAAAATTCCGCCGTTCATCATGACGCTGGCAATGGGCGTGATCCTGTACGGCGTCACGCTCGGCTTCACCCAGGGTACACCGACCGGCCAGCCTTCCGCCGCGCTGTCCGCGCTATTCGGGAGCACCGCGGCCGGCGTGCCGGTCCTGTATCTGATGGTGGCCGCGATCGCAGCCGGCTGCTTCCTGCAGATGCGCACGAGTTTCGGCCGCAAGCTCTACGCGCTCGGCACCAATCCGACCGCCGCCTATGTCGCCGGCCTGCCGGTGCATCGGCTCACCATCGCGACCTACGCGATCAGCGGCGCGAGCGCGGGGCTCGCCGGCATCCTGATGCTCGGCTATGTGCGCGGCGTCACGCTCACGCTCGGCCAAAGCTATCTATTGCCTTCGGTGGCGGCGGTCGTGATCGGCGGCACCTCGATTGTCGGCGGTCGCGGTATCTATCTCGGCGCCGCGGCCGGCGCGATTCTACTGACCACGCTGTCGACCATCGTGTCTTC harbors:
- a CDS encoding ABC transporter permease, whose amino-acid sequence is MTQAPLTGGRPADTRSGDTASGLFARLDRDVRTAIALFAISVALIAASRVLGPNFGSLAQMKAILVISSFLMVVAFGQQMVILLGGLDLSVASMMTLGGVLAFKWIGGPDSNVVWGVPAILAITAALGACSGIGVSLVKIPPFIMTLAMGVILYGVTLGFTQGTPTGQPSAALSALFGSTAAGVPVLYLMVAAIAAGCFLQMRTSFGRKLYALGTNPTAAYVAGLPVHRLTIATYAISGASAGLAGILMLGYVRGVTLTLGQSYLLPSVAAVVIGGTSIVGGRGIYLGAAAGAILLTTLSTIVSSLGIAEGWRTIIYGAVIFVALVLLRDDLALLIRRSRSSSRKQP